From a region of the Pontibacillus yanchengensis genome:
- a CDS encoding YndJ family protein, which produces MSEKRLTIFGICSFISFVILKVSFDIIDSLQYVQMLLVFAYGVLIPLGLQFAHTRRTKLYLSVLNLHPIALLLAIGSFFVTPGILSTILSLPWFLFTALISLYGLWSFFYHKIWTRLHETVIHAGMIYIVIGGGWLVLHRTGSSILHFDGIIILLTSIHFHYAAFVTLIAFGVIGREMHFSNKGIKSLFQLLSIFLLVGPIFVAVGITFGADYPWIEFVAVTEFVVPIAILSLLTLLFFVPTLPKALSKILITIACLSLFVSMTFAFLYGYEGIGSLQFLLNIPLMVFVHGMVNAFGFSLCMFSGLYIYLYQDSPHSTV; this is translated from the coding sequence ATGTCAGAAAAACGGCTTACGATATTTGGAATTTGTAGTTTTATTAGTTTTGTCATCCTAAAAGTAAGTTTTGATATCATTGATAGTTTGCAATATGTACAGATGTTGCTCGTCTTTGCATATGGGGTATTGATTCCTTTAGGGTTACAATTTGCCCACACGCGAAGGACTAAGCTTTACCTTTCAGTATTGAACCTTCACCCTATTGCGCTATTGTTAGCAATAGGAAGCTTTTTCGTTACACCCGGTATCCTATCTACTATCCTATCACTTCCATGGTTCCTTTTTACAGCACTTATTTCCTTATATGGGCTATGGTCTTTCTTCTATCATAAAATATGGACCCGTCTTCACGAAACGGTTATCCATGCTGGAATGATTTATATTGTAATTGGTGGTGGATGGCTCGTATTACATCGCACAGGTTCCTCAATCTTACATTTTGATGGTATTATCATCCTACTTACATCTATCCACTTTCATTATGCAGCTTTCGTTACACTTATTGCATTTGGTGTTATAGGAAGAGAGATGCACTTTTCGAATAAAGGTATAAAAAGTCTCTTTCAACTGTTATCTATTTTTTTATTAGTTGGACCTATATTTGTTGCAGTAGGCATTACCTTTGGAGCTGATTATCCATGGATTGAATTCGTAGCAGTTACAGAATTCGTCGTGCCTATAGCGATTCTTTCACTTTTGACTTTACTCTTTTTTGTACCCACATTACCAAAAGCACTCTCTAAGATTCTTATTACGATAGCTTGTTTATCCTTATTTGTGTCTATGACTTTTGCCTTTTTATACGGATATGAAGGAATCGGCAGTCTCCAATTCCTGCTGAACATTCCCTTAATGGTATTCGTTCACGGCATGGTCAACGCATTTGGCTTTTCCTTATGTATGTTCTCTGGCCTTTACATTTATTTGTATCAGGATTCTCCCCATTCAACTGTT
- a CDS encoding TIGR01777 family oxidoreductase, which produces MNILISGGTGFIGEALVRYFVQHGHTVFVLTRGETRKEAGVQYVQWMKESAGEIAYFRNVQLNACINLAGDPIHEGRWTPEKKERILTSRIEATRRMIKIVQGMKHKPDIFIQGSAIGYYGYSKQSTFTDESLPLLNSFPSEVCEIWENTFLMLNEPSIRKVTARIGIVLDHHGGALQKMLTPYQYFVGGRVASGEQWLSWIHLYDLVRMFHHIIDTPSIAGPVNITAPNPVKMDELGRKVSQKLQRPHWLPANEWILRLMFGEMSEFIIEGQYVLPDKARKNGFTFLYPQLENALTEILSRS; this is translated from the coding sequence GTGAACATATTAATTAGTGGTGGAACGGGATTTATTGGGGAGGCCCTCGTACGTTATTTTGTTCAGCACGGTCATACCGTATTTGTGTTAACAAGAGGAGAGACAAGAAAAGAAGCAGGTGTTCAATACGTACAATGGATGAAGGAAAGTGCTGGAGAGATTGCTTATTTTCGAAATGTGCAATTGAATGCATGCATCAATCTCGCTGGTGATCCAATTCACGAAGGAAGATGGACCCCAGAAAAGAAAGAACGTATTCTTACCAGTCGTATTGAAGCTACGAGGCGTATGATTAAAATTGTACAAGGCATGAAACACAAGCCTGATATTTTTATACAAGGGTCGGCTATTGGTTATTATGGGTATTCGAAACAGAGCACTTTTACAGATGAAAGCTTGCCTTTACTGAATAGTTTCCCTAGTGAAGTATGTGAAATATGGGAGAATACTTTTTTAATGTTAAATGAGCCTTCTATTCGAAAAGTGACCGCTAGAATTGGGATTGTATTGGACCACCACGGAGGGGCTCTCCAAAAAATGCTGACACCTTATCAATATTTTGTAGGAGGCCGCGTAGCTTCAGGGGAACAGTGGTTATCTTGGATTCATTTATACGATCTTGTGAGAATGTTCCACCATATAATTGATACTCCTTCTATCGCCGGTCCTGTTAATATCACAGCACCGAATCCAGTGAAAATGGATGAACTAGGAAGGAAAGTTTCACAAAAACTTCAGCGTCCACATTGGCTCCCTGCAAATGAATGGATACTTCGTCTTATGTTCGGAGAGATGAGTGAATTTATTATCGAAGGACAATATGTCTTGCCTGATAAAGCAAGAAAAAATGGGTTTACGTTTTTATATCCACAACTAGAAAATGCATTAACCGAGATTTTGTCTCGCTCTTGA